ttttttttcccaattttttaaacaaaaacaagaatgcTAAGCAATATATTACTACATTAAGTAAAATTAGAGTAGAAAGGTAAAAATTGTACCCAAAGCACAGCAATCATGTCAGAATCGCTGAGTTTGTCATCTTCCTCCAAGTCAAGCAGAACATCAACAAAATCTCCaaccttttccttctcaaagtcgtCACCTTTCGCCCTCTCTAGCCGATGCTCTTCGATGATCTTTCCAACGAAAACATTCACTTTCAAAACCAAATTTCTACACCTCTTCCTTACACCCTGCAAATCCAACCAAcccaaaaaaggaaaatggtTGCTCCAGTTAAAAACTCCGAGTAGTTCATACCCTTCAGTCACCAGACTCTCGACCTCCAGCCCATCTCCGCCCTTGTCGAACTCGTAGCATCGCCCAAAAACTGTTATCATAACGTTGTTGAGAGAACCAAAATGGAGCACCTTTTTCACCTGAACCTCACCGTTCTCCGTCATCAAACGCTTCAGCTCCTCCACCATTTTCATCCCCACTTCACGTCGGAAAACCTCGGAGCCGGCGATTCTTTTCGGACTGAACAAATGGGTCGCCGAAATCCTCCTCAGATTCCTCCAGTACTCTCCGTACGGCGCGAACCCCATTGCTCTGTGGAAAAGTAGCTCGTAGGCCGTCTCGTTCACGGGGCGGTTAGCGAAAGCTGTGCTGTTCAGCATCTCTTTAGCCGTCTCCGGGTGGCTTGCGATCACAAACCGCGTCAAACCAACGGAGAAAGACATCAAAGACTCGGCCTTGAAGCTCTTAGCCAACTTGGCGAGCACACGGTGACGAGTTAACCCAGTGAAAACCGTGAGCGACCCAATGAACGGGTATCCAGTTGGACCCGGAATCGCCCGGAAGGCTCGTACCTTGCAGAGAGCCCAGGCGAAACCGCCGGGAGCGAGGCAGAAGGCGCAGACCGCCGTGAGGAGCAGAAAACAGGCAAATGCCTCGAACCCCAGAACGGAGGAGTGAAGAACCGACCTGGGTACGAAC
The nucleotide sequence above comes from Malus sylvestris chromosome 16, drMalSylv7.2, whole genome shotgun sequence. Encoded proteins:
- the LOC126606457 gene encoding cytochrome P450 78A5-like, yielding MSVENHLLFVPRSVLHSSVLGFEAFACFLLLTAVCAFCLAPGGFAWALCKVRAFRAIPGPTGYPFIGSLTVFTGLTRHRVLAKLAKSFKAESLMSFSVGLTRFVIASHPETAKEMLNSTAFANRPVNETAYELLFHRAMGFAPYGEYWRNLRRISATHLFSPKRIAGSEVFRREVGMKMVEELKRLMTENGEVQVKKVLHFGSLNNVMITVFGRCYEFDKGGDGLEVESLVTEGYELLGVFNWSNHFPFLGWLDLQGVRKRCRNLVLKVNVFVGKIIEEHRLERAKGDDFEKEKVGDFVDVLLDLEEDDKLSDSDMIAVLWEMIFRGTDTVAILLEWILARMVLHPEIQTKAQSEIDAVVGSTRTVQGSDIPNLPYLQAIVKECLRVHPPGPLLSWARIAIHDVYVGDNFVPAGTSAMVNMWAITHDEKVWTEPEKFSPERFMAEDVSIMGTDLRLAPFGSGRRVCPGKALGLATVQLWLAQLLQNFTWVASENCDVDLSECLKLSMEMKSPLVCKVVPRLV